The DNA segment CAACTTCAAATAAGCGCGCCCTGATCCTGAGCCGCCCCGCCCATTTCCGTGGCGTGGGCGGCTTTTTGGGGGTGCGGGGAGGGGACCGCAGACCGCAGGGTGACATCTCCGCTCTAAAACAGTCTAAATTAGGTCCCTCACTCCCCGACACTGTTTTGACTGTGTTCTCACACGAACCCAAGGAGGTTCCACCCTTGCTCAAGCCCGCATCCACCACCGCCAACACCGAGGCCAACGCGGTCTTCAAGGGAACGGCCATGCCCTGGCTGTTCCTGCTGCCCAGTCTGCTGATCCTGGCGGTCTTCATCTATCTGCCCGCGCTGCAAACGTTGCGGCTGGCCGCCTACAAGGCCAACCTGATTCTGGGCACCGAGCGTTTCGTGGGGATTCAGAACGTCACGGAGCTTCTGCTGAGTCCGGCCTACCGGCAGGTGGCCCTGCAAACGCTGATCTTCATGGTGCTGACCGTCAGTCTGGGGCTGCTGTTCTCGCTGGGGCTGGCGTGGCTGGCCAGCCGCCCTGTGCGTGGGTCCAAGTATTACCGCCTGCTGCTGATCTACCCCTACGCCCTGAGTCCGGCCATTGCCGGAACGCTGTGGCTGTTCATGTTCAACCCAGAAATCGGCGTGGTCAATCAGCTCCTGGGCAGCCTGTTTAATGTCAAACCGCGCTGGCTGGACGATCCCATCCTGGCTTTTGGTCTGGTGGTGGTGGCTGCGATCTGGAAGGGGCTGGCGTACAACATCGTGTTTTATCTGGCGAGCATCCAGAATCTGCCCGGCGACGTGATGCAGGCCGCCGAGATCGACGGTGCGACGCCCGCGCAGGTGTTCTGGCGGGTGGCCTTTCCGCTGCTGACGCCCATCACCTTCTTTCTGGTGTTCACCAACATCATCTCCGCGCTGTTCGATTCCTTTGCACTGACCGACATCTTGACGCGCGGCGGGCCGTACTTCCACAACGCGGGCATCACCACGTTCCTGGTGTATCAGCTTTATCAGGACGGCTTCGTGAATTTCAAGAGCGGGGTGGCCGCCGCGCAGGCCGCGCTGATGCTGGTGCTGGTGGCGTTTATCACGTTCATGCAGTTCAAGGTGGGGGAAAAGAGGGTTCACTATGGCGGTTAAGACAGATACGCTGACGCCTCAGACGGGAAAAACAGGCAAGCGCGGGCCGGGCCGTCAGGGGCCGAGCTGGCCCACCCATCTGGCGCTGATCGTGGCAGTCCTGATCATCAGCACGCCGCTGATCTTCGCGCTGATCAAGTCCACGCAAGCGTCCAGTCAGGTGATCAGCCCCAACATGCTGCCCGGAACCTCCTTCGTGGACAACCTGAGCAGCATCTGGGTGGAAGCCAAGTTGGGGCGTTACATGCTCAACAGCACCATCGTGGCGCTCAGCGTGACCACCGGGAAAACCATTCTGGCCCTGATGGCCGCGCTGGCCTTCGTGTACTTCCGCTTTCCCCTTAAGGGCGCGGCCTTCACGCTGGTCCTGCTGTCGCTGATGCTGCCCACCGAGGTGCTGATCATCGCGCTGTTCGATTTCGTCAGCCGCGATCTGAAATGGGCCAACACCTTTGCCGCCATCATCGTGCCGTTTCTGGCGAGTGCCACCGGAACGTTCCTGTTCCGGCAGCACTTCCTGAACATCCCTACCAGTCTGGCCGATGCCGCGCGCATCGACGGTTGCGGGCCGCTGCGCTACCTGACCCGCATCCTGATTCCGATGAGCTGGAACACGATTGGCGCGCTGGCCGTGATCCAGTTCGTGTACGCCTGGGACCAGTACATCTGGCCGCTGGTGATCGTGCAGCAGGACGACAAACAGGTGGTGCAGGTGGGTCTGCGCAAGCTGATTGAGGTGGGCGGGCAGACCGACTGGGGCGCGGTGATGGCCGGGGCGATCATCACCATGCTGCCGCCGCTGATCGTGTTCACGCTGTTGCAGGAGCAGTTTAGCCGGGGCTTTGCCCTGAGCGAGGACAAGTAGGCGGGAACTCTTGGAAGGCAGAAGTCACCGGGGAAAGTCTTCGGTGATTTTTTTATTGCTTTGGACAGGCTCAGTCCAGACCTAGCCGCGCCACCAATTCCTCGTCTGCCGGTTGGTAAACCTCCTCGCGGGGCGTGAGCAAAAGCTCGGGCTGGCTTAGATTTTCACGTTGCTGATGAACAAACCCAGTGATGTCCTCCACTCGTAGAAGTGCGCCTCCCTCGTCTGGTGGGCGGCCAAAGTCGGCCAGCGCACGGCCCCGCAGTCCCAGTTGCACCGCGCGTCGGGCCAGCGGGCGGCCATCAGGGGCGTGATCTGGATCCCACTGCAACCGCACATTTGAGGCGGCCACGGCAGCATGCCAAGCATCTTTGGACAGGCTAGAAGCGGTC comes from the Deinococcus sp. AJ005 genome and includes:
- a CDS encoding carbohydrate ABC transporter permease codes for the protein MLKPASTTANTEANAVFKGTAMPWLFLLPSLLILAVFIYLPALQTLRLAAYKANLILGTERFVGIQNVTELLLSPAYRQVALQTLIFMVLTVSLGLLFSLGLAWLASRPVRGSKYYRLLLIYPYALSPAIAGTLWLFMFNPEIGVVNQLLGSLFNVKPRWLDDPILAFGLVVVAAIWKGLAYNIVFYLASIQNLPGDVMQAAEIDGATPAQVFWRVAFPLLTPITFFLVFTNIISALFDSFALTDILTRGGPYFHNAGITTFLVYQLYQDGFVNFKSGVAAAQAALMLVLVAFITFMQFKVGEKRVHYGG
- a CDS encoding carbohydrate ABC transporter permease, whose amino-acid sequence is MAVKTDTLTPQTGKTGKRGPGRQGPSWPTHLALIVAVLIISTPLIFALIKSTQASSQVISPNMLPGTSFVDNLSSIWVEAKLGRYMLNSTIVALSVTTGKTILALMAALAFVYFRFPLKGAAFTLVLLSLMLPTEVLIIALFDFVSRDLKWANTFAAIIVPFLASATGTFLFRQHFLNIPTSLADAARIDGCGPLRYLTRILIPMSWNTIGALAVIQFVYAWDQYIWPLVIVQQDDKQVVQVGLRKLIEVGGQTDWGAVMAGAIITMLPPLIVFTLLQEQFSRGFALSEDK